Proteins encoded by one window of Metamycoplasma subdolum:
- a CDS encoding nicotinate-nucleotide adenylyltransferase: MKIGLFGGSFNPIHKGHILLAKEAIEKLNLDKLIFIPANQNPFKKDENYIDGKHKLEMIKIVLEDKMEVSDFEVKRKHVSYTIDTVNHFKTKYPHDELFFLVGSDNVNKLNKWKDIQSISEKVQLVILERGNEYSKVNLKKYGCIKLKNKIFNFSSTTYRNGDFSQVEKEVQRYIGANWLYFPQIAKSQLSTERFKHLVFTAELAAKLAEVNKQSVRKAYQAGFMHDVAKEWSQKKQYSYLEKYGFDKENLESYKLHQLCAYYYLKNEYMYPEEDVLNAIKIHTTLAFELSELDKIVFVADKLCQGRKWNGIQKIREIALENLDEGLKHVILECCIKFNNEKGAKISEEQQKIYDKWLSY, from the coding sequence ATGAAAATAGGTTTGTTTGGTGGAAGTTTTAATCCAATTCACAAAGGTCATATACTTTTGGCAAAAGAAGCGATTGAAAAACTTAATTTAGATAAGTTGATTTTTATTCCTGCTAACCAAAATCCATTTAAAAAAGATGAAAACTATATTGATGGCAAACACAAACTTGAAATGATTAAAATTGTGCTTGAAGACAAAATGGAAGTTAGTGATTTTGAAGTAAAAAGAAAACACGTTTCTTATACAATTGATACTGTTAATCATTTCAAAACCAAATATCCTCATGATGAATTATTTTTCTTAGTTGGTTCAGATAATGTTAATAAACTTAATAAATGAAAAGATATTCAGTCAATAAGTGAAAAAGTCCAACTTGTTATTTTAGAAAGAGGAAATGAATATTCAAAAGTGAACCTTAAAAAATACGGTTGTATCAAACTTAAAAATAAAATTTTTAACTTTTCTTCAACCACTTATAGAAATGGAGATTTTTCTCAAGTTGAAAAAGAAGTTCAAAGATATATCGGGGCTAACTGACTTTATTTTCCTCAAATTGCTAAATCTCAACTGTCAACCGAACGTTTCAAACATTTAGTTTTTACTGCAGAATTAGCTGCTAAACTTGCTGAAGTTAACAAGCAAAGTGTTAGAAAAGCTTATCAAGCTGGATTTATGCATGATGTTGCAAAAGAATGAAGTCAAAAGAAACAATATTCTTACTTAGAAAAATATGGATTTGATAAAGAAAATCTTGAGAGTTATAAACTTCATCAACTTTGTGCTTATTATTATTTAAAAAATGAGTACATGTATCCCGAAGAAGATGTGTTGAATGCAATCAAAATTCACACCACATTAGCTTTTGAACTTTCTGAACTTGATAAAATTGTTTTTGTCGCAGACAAACTTTGTCAAGGAAGAAAGTGAAATGGCATTCAAAAAATAAGAGAAATTGCTTTAGAAAATCTAGATGAAGGATTAAAACATGTAATTTTAGAATGTTGCATTAAATTTAATAATGAAAAAGGTGCAAAAATTTCTGAAGAACAACAAAAAATTTATGATAAATGATTAAGTTATTAA
- the infC gene encoding translation initiation factor IF-3 codes for MQNQPRNQEGQNSRRPKAEHVVNKAIPYKKIFVIGPEGEKIGVLTKEEALDKASELKMDLVLISIENNKPIARILDYGKFKYDKKKKQKAQKEKQAVTINREIRLTPLIGDHDLATKARKAREFILDGSRVKVSVKFRGRERSRQELGQEILNKFFELISDVAKISKEATLQNDRFLDMYVEKDKRKVESIKNNEPSESESKGE; via the coding sequence ATTCAAAACCAACCAAGAAATCAAGAAGGACAAAATTCACGTCGTCCTAAGGCAGAACATGTCGTAAATAAGGCTATTCCTTACAAAAAGATTTTTGTTATTGGACCCGAAGGAGAAAAAATCGGAGTTTTAACTAAAGAAGAAGCACTTGATAAGGCAAGTGAACTTAAAATGGATTTAGTTTTAATTTCAATTGAAAACAATAAACCTATTGCCAGAATTTTAGATTATGGTAAGTTCAAATATGACAAAAAGAAAAAACAAAAAGCTCAAAAGGAAAAACAAGCCGTTACTATTAATAGAGAAATTAGACTTACACCACTAATTGGTGATCATGACCTTGCAACTAAAGCAAGAAAAGCTCGTGAATTTATTTTAGATGGTAGTAGAGTTAAAGTTTCAGTTAAATTTAGAGGTAGAGAACGTTCACGTCAAGAACTTGGACAAGAAATTCTTAACAAGTTTTTTGAACTTATAAGCGACGTTGCCAAAATTTCAAAAGAAGCAACTTTACAAAACGACAGATTTTTAGATATGTACGTTGAAAAAGATAAACGTAAAGTTGAAAGTATAAAAAATAACGAACCTTCTGAATCAGAATCAAAAGGAGAATAA
- the rpmI gene encoding 50S ribosomal protein L35: protein MPKMKTKSGLKKRIKVTATGKVKRGNAYRSHLAQNKTTKQKRQSRKSTALSHSDFKRYKELI from the coding sequence ATGCCAAAAATGAAAACTAAAAGCGGTCTTAAAAAACGTATTAAAGTTACCGCTACAGGCAAAGTAAAACGTGGAAATGCATACCGTTCACACTTAGCACAAAACAAAACAACTAAACAAAAACGTCAATCTCGTAAATCAACAGCTTTATCACATTCAGATTTCAAAAGATACAAAGAATTAATTTAA
- the rplT gene encoding 50S ribosomal protein L20, which translates to MRTRGGIVTRRRRNKWLKLAKGYWGHKSVGYKVAKQAVVKSWTYAFRDRKQVKRDFRKLWIARINAAVRPLGLTYSRLIEGLKAANIQINRKMLSELAIDHVTSFEKIVEQAKKALTKKN; encoded by the coding sequence ATGCGCACAAGAGGTGGAATTGTTACAAGAAGAAGACGTAATAAATGACTAAAATTAGCAAAAGGTTACTGAGGACACAAATCAGTAGGATATAAAGTTGCTAAACAAGCCGTTGTAAAATCATGAACATATGCATTCCGTGACAGAAAACAAGTTAAACGTGACTTTAGAAAATTATGAATCGCACGTATTAACGCTGCAGTTAGACCTTTAGGTCTTACTTACTCAAGACTAATTGAAGGTCTTAAAGCAGCAAATATTCAAATTAACAGAAAAATGCTTTCAGAATTAGCAATCGATCATGTTACATCATTTGAAAAAATTGTTGAACAAGCTAAGAAAGCACTTACAAAGAAAAACTAA
- the gpmI gene encoding 2,3-bisphosphoglycerate-independent phosphoglycerate mutase: protein MKNKKIILTIIDGLGLREEKQGNAYKQANHPTFDKLFNSFPNSVLQASGKFVGLPEGQIGNSEVGHLNIGAGRIVYTGLSLINKAIEDKTFQQNKVLNKVIDEVLNSNTTLHLMGLLSPGGVHSYDKHLFEILDMAYKKGLKKVSVHIFGDGRDVKPQSIYDSLNTLKEKTKNYNYKISSIAGRFYAMDRDKIFSRNKLAYDVIIGKSKNEITNLDSYIEKQYKEGIFDEFFVPAKLKDGLFVNNNDSIIFFNFRPDRARQLTHMFLNSSLYDYEEKDKVKVKNFVSLMKYEGLETHVAFEEMKIENPLGLVVANQNLKQLRIAETQKYAHVTFFMDGGKDIEYKNEKRILVPSIKADSFADFPQMSAKEITDELLKEIEHTDFVIMNYANPDMVGHTGNLKATIKAIEFLDSQFARIYDYVIENKEKVTWFITADHGNAEICEDENGKPATKHTTSPVMLITTDKNIQLSNGSLCDVAPTILNYLEIAKPKQMTGKSLIKR, encoded by the coding sequence ATGAAAAATAAAAAAATTATATTAACTATTATTGATGGCCTTGGACTTCGCGAGGAAAAACAAGGAAATGCTTACAAGCAAGCAAACCATCCAACTTTTGATAAATTATTCAACTCTTTTCCTAATTCTGTTTTACAAGCTTCAGGAAAATTTGTTGGCTTACCTGAAGGGCAAATTGGAAATTCAGAAGTAGGACATTTAAATATTGGGGCAGGAAGAATTGTTTACACTGGACTTTCATTAATAAACAAAGCAATTGAAGATAAAACTTTTCAACAAAATAAAGTTTTAAACAAAGTTATAGATGAAGTATTAAATTCAAATACAACATTACATTTAATGGGACTTTTAAGCCCAGGCGGTGTTCATTCTTATGATAAACATTTATTTGAAATTTTAGATATGGCATATAAAAAAGGACTTAAAAAAGTGAGTGTTCATATTTTTGGTGATGGAAGAGATGTAAAACCTCAATCAATCTATGATTCTTTAAATACATTGAAAGAAAAAACTAAAAATTACAATTATAAAATTTCATCAATTGCTGGTCGTTTTTATGCAATGGATAGGGATAAAATTTTTTCACGCAATAAACTAGCTTATGATGTGATTATTGGAAAAAGCAAAAATGAAATAACTAATTTAGATTCATATATTGAAAAACAATACAAAGAAGGAATATTTGATGAATTTTTTGTTCCTGCTAAATTAAAAGACGGGCTTTTTGTTAATAATAATGATTCAATTATTTTCTTTAACTTTAGGCCTGACAGAGCAAGACAACTAACCCATATGTTTTTAAATTCTTCATTATATGATTATGAGGAAAAAGATAAAGTCAAAGTAAAAAACTTTGTTTCATTAATGAAATATGAAGGACTTGAAACTCATGTTGCTTTTGAAGAAATGAAAATTGAAAATCCATTAGGGTTAGTTGTTGCTAACCAAAACCTTAAACAACTTAGAATTGCTGAAACTCAAAAGTATGCTCATGTAACCTTTTTTATGGATGGCGGAAAAGATATTGAATATAAAAATGAAAAAAGAATTTTAGTTCCTTCAATTAAGGCAGATTCATTTGCTGATTTTCCTCAAATGTCTGCAAAAGAAATTACCGATGAACTTTTAAAAGAAATTGAACATACTGATTTTGTGATAATGAATTATGCAAATCCTGATATGGTTGGTCATACTGGAAATTTAAAAGCAACAATTAAAGCAATCGAATTTTTAGATAGTCAATTTGCAAGAATTTATGATTATGTTATTGAAAATAAAGAAAAGGTAACTTGATTTATAACAGCAGATCATGGGAATGCTGAAATTTGTGAAGATGAAAACGGAAAACCTGCAACAAAACATACAACAAGTCCTGTAATGTTAATTACAACAGATAAAAATATTCAATTAAGTAACGGTTCTTTATGCGATGTTGCCCCAACTATTTTAAATTACTTAGAAATTGCAAAACCAAAACAAATGACTGGTAAAAGTTTAATTAAAAGATAA
- a CDS encoding variable surface lipoprotein, which yields MKAKKFFLALGVIAPLASLPVIAASCGDNKPNTPADKPGGKTGGETGGETGGSKPGGSFTDPDEFNQYDLEGFGKYVQTHLKIVDEFKEDLKNLANPGWSIWYDYASDWIVLLDEKGTGRTSPDWLSRPPAAIEIVGYMSDLQMTSATQKIYGTKHRPNGKLTHKVKDGKLLISFYTCRYNGDGGDGSQHDFSKEPFVAEIDLGII from the coding sequence ATGAAAGCAAAGAAATTTTTCTTAGCATTAGGTGTAATTGCACCTCTTGCATCTTTACCTGTTATTGCGGCTTCTTGCGGTGATAACAAACCTAACACACCTGCTGATAAACCAGGAGGAAAAACAGGCGGAGAAACCGGCGGAGAAACAGGCGGAAGTAAACCTGGAGGTTCATTTACTGACCCAGATGAATTTAACCAATATGATTTAGAAGGATTTGGAAAATATGTACAAACTCACTTGAAGATTGTGGATGAATTTAAAGAAGACCTTAAAAATCTAGCAAACCCTGGTTGATCAATTTGATATGACTATGCAAGTGACTGAATTGTTTTACTTGATGAAAAAGGAACAGGACGTACCTCACCGGATTGATTAAGCAGACCTCCAGCAGCAATTGAAATAGTTGGATATATGTCAGACTTACAAATGACATCAGCTACTCAAAAAATTTATGGAACTAAACATAGACCAAATGGTAAATTAACCCACAAAGTTAAAGATGGAAAATTACTAATTAGCTTCTACACATGCCGTTACAACGGTGACGGTGGAGATGGTTCACAACACGACTTTAGTAAAGAACCATTTGTTGCAGAAATTGATTTAGGAATTATATAA
- the gyrA gene encoding DNA gyrase subunit A yields the protein MASLDDEKDKKDLDLDDDDFKYYNEDDDKIKIVFEEPKKLVEEEEEFDDESPQEKEGYTVESQILETEKDGLKPANLAVVMKDSFIEYAMSVIVSRALPDARDGLKPVHRRILYGMSELGMFHNAPHKKSARIVGDVLGKYHPHGDSSVYEAMVRMAQDFSLRYPLIDGHGNFGSIDGDEAAAMRYTEARMSKIAQAMVDGLKKNTVDFIDNYDGTEKEPVVLPAKFPNLLVSGTSGIAVGMATNIPPHNLGEVIDAVCALAKNPEITIEELMEHIKGPDFPTGATIFNKAGLIEAYTTGRGSITMRSKADIVEMANGKSRIIVREIPYEVRKPDVLSKIHELIKTKRIDGIHDARDESNRDGIRIVIDVKKNFVPEVILNQLFKQTHLQTNFSFNIIALVNNEPKLLNLKQCLEVYLEHQIQVTTRRLKFDLEKDMARAHILEGLKICVDNIDRVVEIIKTSKTDIEAQERLKSEFKLSDLQVKAIVEMRLGRLTGLAVEKMNEELAQVNARIEEYKAILASYDKLIDLIISELQDIKNTYGDARRSEVNWNELANIDGEDLIPQKDVVITISSNSYVKRIDLDEYRSQKRGGVGSNVAKTYQDDEIKDVLIANTHTDLLIFTDLAKVYRVRGHEIPIGTKQGKGIPIINIVPAIEKTEKIVKIISANEYPEDKYLITVTKKGLIKRTKMTEFERINRNGKYALKLNEGDELIAALQADRDDEIFIAASNNKVNRFNISEVRAMSRVARGVGGMKLDKDDYVVSVSTSNDGAYIFSLGEKGFGKMTLAETFRKTKRNSKGVIALNGNKAGKLAYAATVHGTEDLIIITNGGVAIRFSLKDVTVSGRNARGVKLINLKSRQTKIVGVAKIYDESEEAVDRELTAEEIIATREFDMPEPLPEEIEEIEEDENDI from the coding sequence ATGGCTAGTCTAGATGATGAAAAAGACAAGAAAGATTTAGATCTTGATGATGACGATTTTAAGTACTATAATGAAGATGACGATAAGATAAAAATAGTATTTGAAGAGCCAAAAAAACTTGTAGAAGAAGAGGAAGAATTTGATGATGAAAGCCCTCAAGAAAAAGAAGGCTATACAGTAGAAAGTCAAATTCTTGAAACAGAAAAAGATGGTTTAAAACCTGCCAACCTTGCTGTTGTTATGAAAGATTCATTCATTGAATATGCAATGAGTGTTATTGTTTCTCGTGCTTTGCCTGATGCAAGAGATGGGTTAAAACCAGTTCATCGTAGAATTCTTTATGGAATGAGTGAACTTGGAATGTTTCACAATGCACCACATAAAAAATCAGCCAGAATTGTTGGGGATGTATTAGGTAAATATCACCCACATGGTGATTCATCAGTTTATGAAGCAATGGTTCGTATGGCTCAAGACTTCTCACTACGTTACCCTTTAATTGATGGACATGGTAACTTTGGTTCAATTGATGGCGATGAAGCCGCTGCTATGCGTTATACAGAAGCTAGAATGTCAAAAATTGCTCAAGCAATGGTTGACGGACTTAAAAAAAACACCGTTGATTTTATTGATAACTATGATGGAACTGAAAAAGAACCGGTTGTTTTACCAGCTAAGTTTCCAAACTTATTAGTTTCAGGAACAAGTGGTATTGCTGTTGGCATGGCAACAAATATTCCACCACATAATTTAGGTGAAGTTATTGATGCAGTTTGTGCACTTGCAAAAAATCCAGAAATTACTATTGAAGAATTAATGGAACATATCAAAGGTCCTGACTTTCCAACCGGTGCAACAATATTTAATAAAGCTGGACTAATTGAAGCTTATACAACTGGTAGAGGTTCAATTACCATGCGTTCAAAAGCTGATATTGTTGAAATGGCGAACGGAAAATCAAGAATAATTGTGCGTGAAATTCCTTACGAAGTAAGAAAACCAGATGTGCTTTCCAAAATTCATGAACTTATTAAAACTAAAAGAATTGATGGAATTCATGACGCTCGTGATGAATCAAACCGTGACGGAATTAGAATTGTAATTGATGTTAAGAAAAACTTTGTACCCGAAGTTATCCTAAATCAATTATTTAAACAAACTCACTTACAAACTAATTTCTCATTCAATATTATTGCTTTAGTTAATAATGAGCCAAAACTTTTAAACCTTAAACAATGTTTAGAAGTTTACTTAGAACACCAAATTCAAGTTACAACTAGAAGATTAAAATTTGATCTTGAAAAAGATATGGCAAGAGCTCATATCTTAGAAGGACTTAAAATCTGTGTTGATAACATTGACAGAGTTGTTGAAATAATCAAAACTTCAAAGACTGATATTGAGGCACAAGAAAGATTAAAATCTGAATTCAAATTAAGTGACTTGCAAGTTAAAGCTATTGTTGAAATGAGACTTGGAAGATTGACAGGACTTGCAGTTGAAAAAATGAACGAAGAACTTGCTCAAGTTAATGCAAGAATTGAAGAATATAAAGCAATCCTTGCAAGTTATGACAAACTAATTGATTTAATTATTTCAGAACTTCAAGATATCAAAAACACTTATGGCGATGCAAGAAGAAGTGAAGTTAACTGAAATGAACTTGCAAACATTGATGGAGAAGATTTAATTCCTCAAAAAGATGTTGTTATAACAATATCTTCAAATTCTTATGTAAAAAGAATTGACTTAGATGAGTATAGAAGTCAAAAACGTGGTGGCGTTGGATCAAACGTTGCCAAAACTTATCAAGATGATGAAATTAAAGACGTATTAATTGCCAATACTCATACAGACTTATTAATTTTCACAGATCTTGCCAAGGTTTATCGTGTTAGAGGACATGAGATTCCTATTGGAACCAAGCAAGGAAAAGGAATTCCTATTATTAATATAGTTCCTGCAATAGAAAAAACTGAAAAGATTGTTAAAATCATATCAGCCAATGAATATCCTGAAGATAAATATTTAATCACTGTAACTAAAAAAGGTTTAATTAAGAGAACCAAAATGACCGAATTCGAAAGAATTAATAGAAACGGAAAATATGCTCTTAAATTAAATGAAGGCGATGAACTAATCGCCGCATTACAAGCTGACAGAGATGATGAAATATTTATTGCTGCTTCAAATAACAAAGTAAATCGTTTCAATATTTCTGAAGTAAGAGCGATGTCAAGGGTTGCTCGTGGTGTTGGAGGAATGAAGCTTGATAAAGATGATTATGTAGTTTCAGTTTCAACTTCAAATGATGGTGCTTATATTTTCAGTTTAGGTGAAAAAGGATTTGGCAAAATGACCCTTGCTGAAACATTTAGAAAAACTAAACGTAATTCAAAAGGTGTTATTGCTTTAAATGGAAATAAAGCTGGCAAACTTGCTTATGCTGCTACTGTCCACGGAACTGAAGATTTAATAATTATCACCAACGGTGGAGTTGCAATCAGATTTTCATTAAAAGATGTTACTGTTTCAGGCAGAAATGCTCGTGGTGTTAAATTAATTAATTTAAAATCACGCCAAACAAAAATTGTTGGTGTTGCTAAGATTTATGATGAAAGTGAAGAAGCAGTTGATCGTGAGCTAACAGCCGAGGAAATAATTGCAACTAGAGAATTTGATATGCCAGAACCTCTTCCTGAAGAAATAGAAGAGATTGAAGAAGATGAAAACGACATTTAA
- a CDS encoding PDDEXK family nuclease — MKKWQIFEKECESYLSKIITSNIKIELIGGSNSKESDIQITTTKGTKFFIEIKMSPAQCGQFVLYPNLKTKKFEYSSKNIHHINVFSKMIIEYMNCFFSEFYSASTRGKLILFDGHESIFANWIKQAYSVKNVKYFIINDFIIVPIQEFEKAFFITAKYRVKRSGSSNVSLKNMKNLIDFLTTNFKELQSFKISKNKLFVTTDKNIDKKRFVFQDNNYIVAKREENYEIRKLAKTCNANVIFSIVKKPSYKGITKEEFLAQINSY; from the coding sequence ATGAAAAAATGACAAATATTCGAAAAAGAATGTGAATCTTATTTAAGTAAAATAATCACAAGCAATATCAAAATCGAATTAATCGGAGGATCTAATTCTAAAGAATCCGACATACAAATTACAACCACAAAAGGAACAAAATTTTTTATTGAAATTAAGATGTCTCCAGCACAATGTGGTCAATTTGTTTTATACCCAAATTTGAAAACAAAAAAATTTGAGTATAGTTCAAAAAACATACATCATATAAATGTTTTTTCAAAAATGATTATTGAATATATGAATTGTTTTTTTAGCGAATTTTATTCAGCATCTACACGAGGAAAACTTATATTATTTGATGGCCATGAATCCATTTTTGCTAATTGAATCAAACAAGCATATTCAGTAAAGAATGTTAAATATTTTATAATCAATGATTTCATTATTGTGCCAATTCAAGAGTTTGAAAAAGCTTTTTTTATTACTGCTAAATATAGAGTTAAAAGAAGCGGTTCTTCAAATGTAAGCTTAAAAAATATGAAAAATTTAATAGATTTTTTAACTACCAATTTTAAGGAGCTACAATCATTTAAAATTTCAAAAAATAAGCTTTTTGTTACAACGGACAAAAATATAGATAAGAAACGTTTTGTTTTCCAAGATAATAATTATATAGTCGCAAAACGAGAAGAGAACTATGAAATAAGAAAATTGGCAAAAACTTGTAATGCCAATGTTATATTTTCTATTGTTAAAAAGCCATCTTATAAAGGCATAACAAAGGAAGAATTTTTAGCACAAATTAACTCTTATTAA
- a CDS encoding DNA cytosine methyltransferase: MIDIKNKPLINMTCIDLFAGLGGFRLALESLGAKCIYSNEWDKFAQKVYEENFGETPTGDITKIDENSIPDHDILCAGFPCQAFSISGKKEGFKDTRGTLFFDVARIVKAKKPKIIFMENVKNFATHDSGKTLKLVKKTIEDLGYTFHQKVLNSVDYGVPQKRERIYMVCFRNDLNVRNFKFPKPIKLEKYVEDLLITDENEVKDLYIFRNDTVLNKIEQESYFKKPLRIGIVNKGGQGERIYSTKGIAITLSANGGGVFAKTGGYLINGKTRRLHPRECARIMGFPDSYKLAKNRNQAYKQFGNSVVVDVLQYIGLEVGSALND; encoded by the coding sequence ATGATTGATATAAAAAATAAACCTTTGATCAATATGACTTGTATTGATTTATTTGCTGGCTTAGGGGGATTTAGGCTTGCGCTTGAATCTTTAGGTGCTAAATGCATTTATTCAAATGAATGAGATAAATTTGCACAAAAAGTTTATGAAGAAAATTTTGGTGAAACACCAACTGGTGACATAACAAAAATTGATGAAAACTCTATACCGGATCATGATATTTTATGTGCTGGGTTTCCCTGCCAAGCATTTTCAATAAGCGGTAAAAAAGAGGGATTTAAAGACACAAGAGGAACATTGTTTTTTGATGTTGCTAGAATAGTAAAAGCTAAAAAGCCAAAAATTATCTTTATGGAAAATGTTAAAAATTTTGCTACGCATGATAGCGGAAAGACTTTAAAGTTAGTTAAAAAAACTATTGAAGATTTAGGATATACATTTCATCAAAAAGTTTTGAATTCAGTAGATTATGGTGTTCCTCAAAAAAGAGAAAGAATATACATGGTATGTTTTAGAAACGATTTAAATGTTAGAAATTTTAAATTTCCAAAACCAATTAAACTAGAAAAGTATGTTGAAGATCTTTTGATAACGGATGAAAATGAAGTTAAAGATTTATATATTTTTAGAAATGATACCGTTCTGAATAAAATTGAACAAGAATCTTATTTTAAAAAACCTCTAAGAATTGGAATTGTTAATAAAGGCGGACAAGGCGAAAGAATTTATAGCACCAAAGGAATTGCTATTACATTGTCAGCAAATGGTGGGGGCGTTTTCGCAAAAACAGGCGGATATTTAATTAATGGAAAAACTAGAAGGTTGCACCCTAGAGAATGTGCTAGAATAATGGGATTTCCTGATTCTTACAAATTAGCTAAAAATAGAAATCAGGCATATAAACAGTTTGGAAATTCAGTTGTTGTCGATGTTCTTCAATATATTGGCTTAGAAGTTGGAAGTGCTTTAAATGATTAA
- the trmB gene encoding tRNA (guanosine(46)-N7)-methyltransferase TrmB: MRLRFNKNAEEIIKNSPFSIKDLPFRLDENCVLEIGMGKGKMICELAKNHPEQIFIGLEKYSTPALSAIKKINENNLENLFILIGDANKINEYFSGKCSTIWLTFSDPWPKKRHFKRRLVYREFLKLYELILDNKNGIIYFKSDNDGLYEFALEEIKEYGANLIYHTSDLHNSKFEIENHFTDYEKKFFEQKKNINFIAFNFKK; this comes from the coding sequence ATGAGACTTAGATTTAATAAAAATGCAGAAGAGATAATAAAAAATTCACCATTTTCAATAAAAGACCTCCCTTTTAGGCTCGATGAAAATTGTGTTCTTGAAATTGGAATGGGCAAAGGTAAGATGATTTGTGAACTTGCGAAAAATCATCCTGAGCAAATATTCATTGGGCTTGAAAAGTATTCAACTCCTGCCCTATCTGCAATTAAAAAAATCAATGAAAATAACTTAGAAAATCTTTTTATTTTAATAGGTGATGCTAATAAAATTAATGAATATTTTTCAGGAAAATGTTCAACAATTTGGTTAACATTTTCTGATCCTTGGCCAAAGAAAAGGCACTTTAAAAGAAGACTTGTTTATCGTGAATTTTTAAAACTTTATGAGTTAATTTTAGATAATAAAAACGGAATTATTTATTTTAAAAGTGACAATGATGGATTGTATGAATTTGCTCTTGAAGAAATTAAAGAATATGGAGCAAATTTAATTTATCATACTAGTGATTTGCATAATTCAAAATTTGAAATAGAAAATCATTTTACTGATTATGAAAAGAAATTTTTTGAACAAAAAAAGAACATTAATTTTATTGCTTTCAATTTTAAAAAATAA
- a CDS encoding lactate/malate family dehydrogenase, which yields MKKIGLIGVGAVGSSFLFALLNRNVEANYVIIDTFKDFAIAQAKDLNDAACAMQNNDSTFIVGTYEDLKDAEIVVITASVKPKEGKLQDRMELLQDNAKLLNEIGLSLKKVGFKGITIIASNPVDIMACVYQQTTGFDAKKVISSGTILETARLKKFVSQELDVKPSSIEGFVIGEHGRCCVVPFSTIKIGKNTIEELRKTKKLSEKFLSELGEKIRNEAFEIIKGKGITNFGIGSSLTEIAEAILNNKKVICSLGVQLSKEFKANGIYFGLPVAVCKDGYEYLKDLNFTSQERKEFDEYSMDIKKIVIEILDKIGQKHNLKI from the coding sequence ATGAAAAAAATCGGACTTATTGGTGTCGGGGCAGTAGGTAGTTCTTTTCTATTTGCTTTATTAAATAGAAATGTTGAAGCTAACTACGTCATTATTGATACTTTTAAAGATTTTGCAATTGCTCAAGCAAAAGATTTAAATGATGCTGCTTGTGCTATGCAAAACAATGATTCAACTTTTATAGTTGGAACTTATGAAGATCTTAAGGATGCAGAAATTGTTGTTATCACAGCTTCTGTTAAGCCTAAAGAAGGAAAACTTCAAGATAGAATGGAACTTTTGCAAGATAATGCAAAACTTCTAAACGAAATCGGACTTAGTCTTAAAAAAGTAGGATTTAAAGGAATAACCATTATTGCTTCAAATCCAGTTGATATTATGGCCTGTGTTTATCAACAAACAACTGGCTTTGATGCTAAAAAAGTAATTTCATCAGGTACAATTCTTGAAACCGCTAGACTTAAAAAGTTTGTTTCTCAAGAATTGGATGTAAAGCCTTCTTCAATTGAAGGATTTGTAATTGGGGAACACGGAAGGTGTTGTGTTGTGCCTTTTTCAACAATAAAAATTGGTAAAAATACAATTGAAGAATTAAGAAAAACTAAAAAACTTTCAGAAAAATTCCTAAGTGAACTTGGAGAAAAAATTAGAAATGAAGCTTTTGAAATTATCAAAGGCAAAGGAATTACTAACTTTGGAATAGGCTCATCTTTAACTGAAATTGCTGAAGCCATTCTAAATAACAAAAAAGTTATTTGTTCACTTGGTGTGCAACTTTCAAAAGAATTCAAAGCAAATGGAATTTATTTTGGACTTCCAGTTGCGGTTTGCAAAGATGGATATGAATATCTTAAAGATTTAAATTTCACCAGCCAAGAAAGAAAAGAATTTGATGAATATTCAATGGATATTAAGAAAATAGTTATTGAAATTCTTGACAAAATTGGCCAAAAACACAATCTTAAAATTTAA